The DNA segment GATTCTGCCAGACAGACCGGCCCAAGTTGGGGCCGCAAACGTCTCGAATCTCATACGAACTTTCGCAACATGGAGCGGCGAGGAAGGGCAAGTCTTGGACATGTTCGCGCTCTCTGACGGGCGCGTTGCGCTAATCACTGGGTTGGCATTCTCGCTGCGCAAAGTCTACATCATGGACACATCGGGCAATGTGGAGGAGGTCGGTGGAGACGTGGTGGGCGAGGGCGAATTCTTGGACGAGTGTTTTCTCGGGCTAAACGATTGCGGAGTTGGAGACGATTCCAGCCGGTGGAAATTTGTGGGTTCTGCGGATCTGGGGTCGGATGACGCCCTCTACTTTTTCAACAGCGGATGCATTCGAAGGCTCGATATCGATGCAGGGGTGTATGAGAAATTCGCAGGCTGTGTTGAAGATTATGAAAGCTATTTGGACGGCCTCACTATTGCTGCGTGCGACCATGGAATCTATCTGGGGGGTGGAGAGGAGATTTCTCGGGTTAATCTGGACGGCTCAACAACTGTGGTGGCTGGCCGGCCCGAACGCGGAAACGAAGACTACGACCCAGCTAGTGTCCCTGGTGCCGTGGCGACCGAGGTCTACATCAAAGATATCGGACAGATGGCCTGCGGTAGCGAAGGCAATCTCTTCTGGCTCGATGGTGTGGGCTCAATAATTGAGTTGACTCCGCAAGGAAGACTAGAAGTGGAATGGGCCAACGACGGCAATACCATTGGACTACTCCAACTCACGGCCTCCATCGAAGGGGGCCCGCTGGCCGTGGGCAGAGAGCAGGACACAGTTCGGCTCTGGAAGGCGGATGATGGCGCGCTAAACCTCATTGCTGGCAGCAAACTTCTTGATCTGGTTACACTCTCAGAAGAGGAACAAGAGCGTCGCCAACATGGCGATAATGTTCCTGCTGCCGATGCGTTTTTCAACACCCTCTATGCTTCAACACAATTCCAAGACGGCCGGATTCTGATTCAAGATACGTCCAAGAATGCGATACAAGAAGGAGATAGATATCGTGAAATCCTAAGCTCTATGCCGGGCTTGAGCACCTCGGGAATCAGGGTTATTGACCCCGATGGGAGCGTGCTGACGACCTATGACGGATCGGGGCGTCCAGAAAAAATGATTAACGTTAGAACCGGCGAGGAAGTGCTCACATTCGAGTATGACGGTTCGGGTTTTCTTAGCTCTCTGGCCAATTCTCTGGGAGAGAAAGTCACCATCTACCGTGATGATAAGGGCTGGCCAATTGCCATTGAGGGATACTTTGGCCTTAGGACTGAGATCGAGGTGAATCAAGACGGGTTCTTGACCGGTGTGACGTATGCAGATGGTTCAACACGACATTTTGAAACGAACGAAAATGGCTTAGTCACGGCTTACGAAGACGGCCGCGGACAGCGGACCGAATATCAGTTTGCTGCGGATGGGGGACTTGCTCGGGTGGATCACCCGGACGGTTCATGGAAAACACTTGAGGCCGATAGAACTTCAGTGACTATGGAAACCTCAGACGGACGAACCATGGTCTATGCTCGGGGAGATACGGGGCTTGCGGTGCGCCACACGGTGGATGGGGCAGGTCGGACATGGCAGCGAACTCGAACCATAGACGGCCTCACCACGACGCTTCGACCCGATGGTGTCGTGACCCGAACTTCCCGCTCAGACGACCCGCGATTTGGCAGGCAAGCGCGTTACACCTCAAGCAGGGAGGTCGAGCAGCCAAATGGACTTATCAATGAGATGCTCGTGGAGAGGCAGGCCGACTACAATCCGGAAGATCTTCTCGACGTGCAGCAGGCTCGCGATATCCTCACGGTGAACGACAAGACCTGGAAGAACGTCTACGAGACGTCATCGCGAACCCTAACAAAGACGAGTCCCGAAGGGCGCACTCAGACCGTAGTTTTTGATGAGTTCGGACGTGCAATTCGGACTCAGTTCGGCAATTTTGAGCCGACAACTTACGAGTATGACGGCAGTCTCAAGACCTCCGTTAAGTGGGGAGATTTCGAGACCAGCGCTACTTATAATCGACTTGGTTTCCTGACTCGACTGCAACGCCAAGACGGCGAAGGGGTGGACCTACGTCGGGATGGCATTGGACGTGTGTCGAGCTCTTCAACCGGAAACTCGAGACTTGATTTTGAGTTTGATGGGCAGGGAAATATAAGCTCGGTTGGGACGCCGAGTGCGTGGATACACAGTGAGTTTGACCCCATGAACAGAGTTTCGGTTCTAGGTTGGGCGGATGGAACCGAATTCACGTTCGATTGGGGGATGGAGTCCAGGGTCGTGGCTAGCGCGGCACCAGGACTCACACCTATCACCACAACCTATGATGAAGCCGGCCGCATTAAACAAGCAGCGAGTGGTATTAGCCGGATTGGATTTGTTTACGACCAAGAAACCGGACAAATCCTAAGCGCTACCACGAACGATGTGGCGCAAACGTTTGGCTATGTGGGTTCATTACGGACGAGTTTCACAACTGACATTGGGGTGTTGAGTGCGAGCATTGAGCGTACTTTTGATGCGGACTTCCGAGTTCGCAGCCGCAGCCTTGGAGGACACGTTGTGAACTACGAATTTGACGATGACGGTCTCCTTGTATCAGCCGGTGAATTACAACTGACGTGGGCCTCGGACGCGGCATTGCTAGAATCTACGGAGGTGGCGGGCATCACGAAGACCCTCACTCTTCAATCCAACGGGCTGCCGGAAGCGATTACCTGGCAAAGAGGGGGAACCGTGCTCTTTAAAGAAACCTTAGAATTCGACAGCGCCCTCAGAATCCGGGCCCGCAACGTGCTCGCGGGGCCCGGTGCGGGCAATTATGAGTTCGATTATGGCAATGCCGGACGCCTCGTCTCATGGTCTGAGGGAGCCGCCGTACAAGGAAGTTACACGTACGATGAACGTGGAAATCGTCTGAGCGCGGATGAAGTTCTGCAAACCTATGACGAAGCTGGTCGCATTGAGAGTGTGGGGGCAGTGAACTACAGCATGGACGCGGCGGGTCGGCTTCAGGCACGTAATGGTGGCGGTATCAATCAGATCTTTGAGTTTGATGCGTTTAACCGAATGACTCGAGTATCTGATTCCGGCGTGGATTACCACTACGCCTACGATTCGTTGGGACGATTGGTCTCCAAAACAACGAATAATATGGTCGACTTCGTATTCCTTTACGATGACTCGAACCGGCCACGGGCCCAACTCAACGCAAGTGGGGATGTAGAGACCATTTTTGTCTACGGAGAGCGCGAGTCGACCCCTGCGTATATGGTGCGAAACGACCAGACATACGTCTTTGTGACAGACTATCTGGGGAGTGTGCGGCAGGTGGTGGATGCCTCGGGGAACGTGGTTCAGGAGTTAAGCTACGACCCATGGGGGCGTGTGCAGAGCGATACAAATCCAGGCTTCCAACCTTTTGGGTTTGCCTCGGGCATTGCGGATCCAAATACCAGTCTTGTGACGTTTGGCGTGCGCCACTACGATCCGCTCTCCGGCCGTTGGATCTCTCCAGATCCGTTGGGGCCTGGGGGTAGCGTCAACCCATGGGTTTATGCTGAAAATGCACCAATCTCATTTGTTGACCCAGATGGGGAATCTCCTTTTGTTGTTATCGGATTGCTTGGGGTTACTGCAGCAATAGCCGCTCCCATTTTTATTGTTAGCGTCGGGTTGACAGCATACTCATCGGCTCCGGACGCAATCAATATTGGGAGGGAAGCTGGCGGGCGTAATGGCCCTGTGGATGCATTGAGGCACTGTACCATGAATTGCCGTATGACAAGGGCGCATGGAAACTCGGTTGCAAGGCTAGCATCATGGTATCATGAGTCACCATTGGATGTGGGCCGTGGAAACATTGGGACGCCTGACAACATTATGGACGAGGTGAATAATCAGTGTGGCCGTGATATCGCGGAGAGAATACCACCAGATCAGGCATGCCTGAATGCCTGTGAAGAGGCCCTATTGAATGGCGAACTTGACGTGCTCCCACCGGATAAGTGGAGTCACAACGGAGAAGAGAACTACGAGGAAATGAATGAAGCATGGAGCCAATGGAAAAAGGATGGCGTGCGCTCGAAGTACTATGGGCCCTGGTGGTGAGTTTTTATGAATTACGGTCTCGAACTTATTTGGGGAGGGGTGAAGACCGGGGTGAAGGCCCTCTTCCTTGGCCTTATGGTCGGCGCCGTCGTGATCGTGCTGGTGCTTT comes from the Lujinxingia sediminis genome and includes:
- a CDS encoding RHS repeat domain-containing protein; protein product: MSVYAGLRLKRTRMDNRAAFGMAGWALDVQTFYHGNDRSLILPDRPAQVGAANVSNLIRTFATWSGEEGQVLDMFALSDGRVALITGLAFSLRKVYIMDTSGNVEEVGGDVVGEGEFLDECFLGLNDCGVGDDSSRWKFVGSADLGSDDALYFFNSGCIRRLDIDAGVYEKFAGCVEDYESYLDGLTIAACDHGIYLGGGEEISRVNLDGSTTVVAGRPERGNEDYDPASVPGAVATEVYIKDIGQMACGSEGNLFWLDGVGSIIELTPQGRLEVEWANDGNTIGLLQLTASIEGGPLAVGREQDTVRLWKADDGALNLIAGSKLLDLVTLSEEEQERRQHGDNVPAADAFFNTLYASTQFQDGRILIQDTSKNAIQEGDRYREILSSMPGLSTSGIRVIDPDGSVLTTYDGSGRPEKMINVRTGEEVLTFEYDGSGFLSSLANSLGEKVTIYRDDKGWPIAIEGYFGLRTEIEVNQDGFLTGVTYADGSTRHFETNENGLVTAYEDGRGQRTEYQFAADGGLARVDHPDGSWKTLEADRTSVTMETSDGRTMVYARGDTGLAVRHTVDGAGRTWQRTRTIDGLTTTLRPDGVVTRTSRSDDPRFGRQARYTSSREVEQPNGLINEMLVERQADYNPEDLLDVQQARDILTVNDKTWKNVYETSSRTLTKTSPEGRTQTVVFDEFGRAIRTQFGNFEPTTYEYDGSLKTSVKWGDFETSATYNRLGFLTRLQRQDGEGVDLRRDGIGRVSSSSTGNSRLDFEFDGQGNISSVGTPSAWIHSEFDPMNRVSVLGWADGTEFTFDWGMESRVVASAAPGLTPITTTYDEAGRIKQAASGISRIGFVYDQETGQILSATTNDVAQTFGYVGSLRTSFTTDIGVLSASIERTFDADFRVRSRSLGGHVVNYEFDDDGLLVSAGELQLTWASDAALLESTEVAGITKTLTLQSNGLPEAITWQRGGTVLFKETLEFDSALRIRARNVLAGPGAGNYEFDYGNAGRLVSWSEGAAVQGSYTYDERGNRLSADEVLQTYDEAGRIESVGAVNYSMDAAGRLQARNGGGINQIFEFDAFNRMTRVSDSGVDYHYAYDSLGRLVSKTTNNMVDFVFLYDDSNRPRAQLNASGDVETIFVYGERESTPAYMVRNDQTYVFVTDYLGSVRQVVDASGNVVQELSYDPWGRVQSDTNPGFQPFGFASGIADPNTSLVTFGVRHYDPLSGRWISPDPLGPGGSVNPWVYAENAPISFVDPDGESPFVVIGLLGVTAAIAAPIFIVSVGLTAYSSAPDAINIGREAGGRNGPVDALRHCTMNCRMTRAHGNSVARLASWYHESPLDVGRGNIGTPDNIMDEVNNQCGRDIAERIPPDQACLNACEEALLNGELDVLPPDKWSHNGEENYEEMNEAWSQWKKDGVRSKYYGPWW